ATGCTCAGACCCTGAAGGACACTGAGGAAGTGATGCCAGAAGGACCTGGAGCCCCACAGAGCATGGAGATGTGTGCCCCATGTCTGGGAAGGATGCTCAGACATGGAGGGAAAGATGTCAGAGGGACCTGGAGCCCTGTGAGATGTTAGAGGGACCCAGAGATCTTTGAGATGTCAGAGGGACCCGGAGCCCTGGGAGATGTCAGAGGGACCCAGAGCCCTGTAGCACTTGGACACAAGTTTAATGGGAGCTCTTAGGGCACAGGGCATGCTGCTTCACCCCACAGACCCCTGTCCTAGAGCTTGAGCGCGGTGACACGGGGGATGTGGAAGGGACAGGTCTCCTCTGACCCCGTAGAGCTGCAGAAGGAATGGGGAAAAACATTAAGGGGTTAGGAAGGAGCCCAAATCTCCCTTCCTTGCATCCTCCCTTGTGCCCGTCCTTACATGAGCCGGTTGCGGATGGGGCGGAAGTGTTTGGTGAGCCTGATGGCGAAGATGATGTTGGGGATGAGAAAGAAGGTGCAGCACCCCAGGCTGAACCAGAAAGCATTCTGCAAGGAGAGAGCAGGGGCATACCCACTGAGCTGCACCAGGGAGTTGTGGAGGAGTCTGGGGAGTCCTGTGGTGGCTGGTCCAGGGCTGATAGAAGTCCCGGTCGCCCCAAATTAATGCTGGGTGGTGGTTGGGTGCTGCACCACACAGGTCCCCACCGGACCCCTGTGAAGGGTGGGATTCTTACCCAGGGGTCAGCGATGCGGTCACACAGGATCACCCGCCCGTTGTCCAGGGCTGTGGCGAGTGGCTGGCACGAGGCCACATCTTCCCTCAGCTGCAACAAGGAGTGGAGACGAGGCATGAACCCACTCCTGGCTCAGGGGGATGCATCTGGCTGCCTCGGGGCCTTGCACACGGCATCTGGAGGGGCTCCTGGCCCTGCAGAATCCCCTGCGTGGCACAGGCAGGACTTACCGTCTGCCCGACCCAGTTGAGGTACTGTGTGAAATACCGCAGCTCCTTCCTCGTGAAGCAGCCAATCTCCTGGGCAGAAGGAAGGAGGCATgggggaatcacagaattattgaggctggaaaagacctctgagatcgTCAAGTCCAGCCTGTGACAGACACTGCACTTCCCAGCCCTGTTCTAGCCAGCTCTGGGCTAAATGTCAGGTTTGGAAATGATGGCTGGAGCCTTCAGGTGCTCTTGCAGTTCCCTGTTCTCACTCTTTCTTTCTGCCTATGGGGAATTTTGTTTTAGCCCAAAAGCTAATCCTCACCTGCCGGAGGATCTGCTGGGCTTGTACAGGCAGCCGGGCTTCCACCGAGGCCGTGGTGGCCAGTGTCGTCTTCACCCGCTCCTGGGGAAGCACAGGAAGGGCAGAGCATCCTTAGAGCCCCGAGAAGCAGGGTGGGTAccccaggggtgctgggagTTGGGTCTAattgctggagagcagggaaagagGGACCTGCCCAGAGCAGATAAACCTCCTGGTTAGGGAGGGCAGGTGAGATCAAACGCTGTGGGATGGTTCTGAGGtgccctgggggctgcagggggattTCTGACTCACAGCAGCAAATCAAAGTACTAAAGGAGACTGATTCCCCTCCCCCTGGGTGGCATTTTTCCTGGCTCTCCCATCACCCTGTAACTGGATTTTGGGGGCTCTGGCAGGTGGGACCCAGgagacaccttttttttttttttttttttttttttttgagctggaAGAAACCACCAAGTACCTGGAGATGTGGTGCCAAGCGGGAGAGGAACTGGACACTTTCCCCCAGCTTTGCCTGCGAGATAAGGAGGTGAGAAGAGTGCAAAAGTCCCCGTCCTCTCTTTCATGGGGACACCACCCCCACCATGAGCCATCAGACCCTCACAGACTCACCACCAAAGCCTCCTGTGATCGGACTGTGGAGTTTTGCATCTGCCACAGGGCCTGGGCCTCAGTGGCCAGACGCCCTGCCACTGTGCTGTTCCTCTGccaggggacacagcagggtGAGAATGTCCCTTGGGGCACAAACACccccactgcctgccctgctgctcacctGCATTTTCTGTAGCCCCTCAAGGTTCCTTGCCAAGCCAGGGAGGCTGGTTTGCACCACGGGGTTTTTCATCTGGGGGAAGATGGAGTAGGTCACTGCCCAGAATCCAGCCCTGGAAGCTGATCCCAGTGTGCCTGGGCCACATGCTGCCCACGACAGAGGGAGCCAGCTCCTCATGATCATCCCAACAAGAGTGTCCCTttgcctacaagaaagctggagtagggctttttacatgggtgtgtaggggaggacaaagagaaatggtttcagactgaagaggggagactgaCATCggacattaggaataaattctttcctgtgagggtgctgagcctctggttgcccagggaagctgtggctgccccatccctggcagtgttgaaggttggatggggcttggagcaccctgggctggtgggaggggttggaactggatgagctttaaggtcccttccaacccaacccattctgtgatcctctgcccccctcacctcctcctggaAGCTCCCATAGTCCACCTCATCCAGGCCACTGCGGGCAAAGGTCTCCAGGTCCTGTCTGCCCTCGCTGCGCAGGAGCCGCACCTCACCCAGCTCAGCCGTGAAGTCCCCCAGGCGCTTTTGGAACCCCGCTGTGTACTGCAGGGGGAGGTGAGGGCCAGGCTGCAAGGCTGGGGCCAGGCACTTCCATCCCAGTAACCCCAGTGAAGCTCCTGCATCCTCATGCCGTTGCCAGAAGCTCCAGCTGGAGCCAGCCCTCACCTTGGGGTTTTTCAGGTGTTCATCCAGGTCGTAGGACCTGTCGAGCTGCAGcacctcccacagccctgcGCCGCTCTTGCACTCCCTGGGAGGCAAAGGGGGGTTGGTGAGTTGCCCCTGAATCAGCCCTGTGACATGGGGGGACAGGGGTGGGCACCCACCGGTACGCGGTGCTGAGGTTGGAATCCCTCCTGAGGTTGAGCTGGTGGGTGAGGTTCATGGATGAAGGCAGGTTCCCAGGGGTGTCGATGAACTGGGCCAAACAGGAGGCAAAACAGAGGGTCAAGGGCAATCACAGACATGCCCAGCAATTATTTTGGGGGTGCTCTGCCCTCACAGGTGTGTCCTGGTGttctccatcccagccagagcTCATCTTccctttggttttttggggttttttttgtttttgttttttttgtgtttttttttttttaatttagaatcCCAATTGCAGAGCCTTCCTGGGCAGGGCTCAGagcaaaagcagcagacagCCCTGTGCAGGGACCTATGTCGTGGGACAAGCCCTGATCCCATTCCTgactctgctcccagccccgcTGCAGCCTGCCactgcccccagcaccccagagaTCCCTGAGGACTGCAGGACAGGGGTCCTTCAAGTAGGAACATCATCAATTCAAGTGAATTAACAGCATGAGGGCAattatagcaaccttccaatatctgaagggcacccacaagaaagctggggtagggcttttgcCACGGGTGTATAGTGAGAGGACGAGGGGAAATAGTTTCAAACCTGAAGAGGGGAGGATATAAGGAAAGAGGTTGGATATAAGGAAAGAGGttggatataaggaaaaaattccttaatttgagggtggtgaggcactggaacaggttgtccaatgaaattgtggctgccccctccctggcagtgttcaaggccaggttggatgagaccTTGAGTAACCTTGTCTAGATAAGAGGCATCCCTGCCAACTCCCtggttggagcagatgatctctgaggtccctccagacctaagccattctatgatgcAAATCCAAGCACCTAATCTTAAACTTTATCTTCTTGTTTAGGATGTGGCTTTTCCAGGTGGGTTTAGGGTGAGAACACAGGGTGTTTGGGGGCATTTTGGTGCATGCAAGCAGAGATTTGTGGGGCGATGCGTGGATGCTTGGTCACCTACCTTATAAATCTCCTGGTTGACCCAATTCCTGCAAACCAGTGTCTGGATATTGCCCCCAACCAGAAAGGTGGCAAAAACCAAGAGGGTGAGGAGCCAGGAGAACAGGAAAGCCAGGCCCACGCCActgaaagagggagaggaggtgctggtggtggcTTTGCAGACCCAAACGGGCAGAAAAAGCCTGTGAGGACCtgccctggctggctgcagccctgcGGCTCCCTCCTGTGCCCGGGCACGCCTGGAAAGGGAATGGGGTGTGCTGGGCAGcggggctgggatgtgggagcTGCCAGCTCCAAGGGAGGAGCAGCTTCTCCCAAACCTGCTGGCATAGGCGGTGGCTTCAAAAGCTTTCCACCTCGGCCAGCTCTGGGTTCCTCCCTTGGCTTTGTccctctggtttgtttttttttgctgggggAGTTGGAGATGGCAGcagctccccctgccccaggtcACGAGAGAGATGCTTACACCAGGAGGAACTTTGCACCAGCTTCTCCTCGGCACTCGTAGTCACTTGGGTCCTCCCTCTTGGAGAGCCCATAAGCCCCCAGGGCCATCCCTGTCACATTGCaggtgaggatgaggaggatgatgGAGCACAGCACAGTGCCTGCGATCCACCTggaagaaagagcagcagaacacAGCCTCGAGATACGGGGTGGATGCACCAGCTGGGGACCGGGGGAGTGCTCAGCACCCATCTCTGCTGCACCCCTTGCACTCCTTGGTGCTCCCGGGTGTCACCTGTAGTGCTCGAAGCGCTTCACCTCCCGCAGGTAGGGCTGACTCCTGTCCTCTGCCTGTAGCAGGGCTTGGCTGACCGGCTGGGTGTACTCGGGTAGGGGGAAGCCATCAGCAATGGACTGCACCTTCTCTGTCACACGGGCCATCTCCTCCCGAAGATCTGCAAGGCCAAGGGTTTGCTGGAGAGGCAGATTGTCCCCCACGTTCCACCACATGTCCCCACACTGGAATTCACCCCACAGAGGGTGTTTCCGCTCGCTCCATTTGTCCCGCTCACCTTGGATGACCTGCGCCATCCTCTCCACAGCCAGCTCTGGGATGGAGTTGAAGGTGCCATTGCCCTGTGAGGTAAGACAGGGTGCTGAGTGGCTTGGCCAGGTCTtgcccaccagcaccaccacctccttcttccccccccccccccccccccaacccctccaaCCTGGCGAATCATCTCCGCAAAGTCACTGCGGGGCAGACCGGCCAACGCCTTTAAAACCTTCTCCACCGACGGCACCTTGAGGGTGGAAGAAGCGACCCATGAACCTTGGGGGCTGCCAAGGGGGTGATGCCGGGCCACCAGCACCCCATCCCACCTTGCCGTAgtcagctcccagctccaggctctgTGCCCTGCCCAGGACGCTGGCGCAGGAGGTGCAGCGCGGGTCGTCCAACAGCTCGACCACGCGGCGCCGCCGCTCCCGCAACGCCGGCTCCAGCTCGGCCCGCGCCGACGCCAGCGCCCGCGCCGTCTTGTCGAGAATCTGTAAATGGTGCAGCGAGGTCTGTAGGTCTTAAAGAGAAAGCCCAGGGCTAGTTCACACTGCTCCACTCGGCTGCCCCAGCTCTCCGGCCAggctccagcacccaccccGGGGGAGAACCGCGCTCGGCTCTACCTCCGGCCCTGTCCTGCAGGTCCAACAACGCCGTGTAGGTCATGGCCTTCAGCTGCGCGTGGATGGAGAGCCCCACGCTCCGGCTGAGCCCTGCAAGGCATTGAGCCCCCCCTCAGTATCTCGTCCCCTTGGGAAGCTCAGGATGATGCCTGCCGCTGCCCAGCACGGTGCTTACCACCCAGGTCAGAGATGATCTGCTGTCGAGGCACTTCAAACTGGTCTACCACCATCTGCACGCCCTGCGAGGAGAGAGGAGCCGGTCGGCCGGGGCTGGCAACCGCCGGGAGGGGAGGGAGCCCCACGTTGCTATTCAAAATACATCTTCAGTGCAGCAGCTCCACCTTCCCTCGCCTACCAAACTGCTCCGGGAGGCAAACCCGACCATCCCAGGGCTACACCCCGTGCCCGGGGCAGGGGAGGTCACTTGTGGACCCACCTGAGGGACGTTGGCGATGTGCTGCCGCAGGGTGCGCAGGGTGGCCGGCACggcccccagccctggctccatCTGTGCCTTCACCCTCTGGCTGGTCACCAAGGCACAAATGACGCTGATCCTGCCGGGGACAAGCGGGAGGTGACAGAGCTCCCTGGTAGAGCCACCCTGTGGCGCCTGTGACCGCCATTTCCCACCCACCCTGGGGTGAGGGGCACTCACAGGATGAGGAGGGAGGTGAGGGACAGGCAGGCCAGCAGGCAGTGGCGGCGGCAGCCCAGGGAGCGCCGGTGGGCACGGAGGCGGCCCCCGCACCGCCGGCGGCTCCGGCAGTAGCAGAAGCACATCCCGGCCACCGGCATGGCCACGGTGAAGAGCAGGGCCACCGCGGCGCAGACAACGTAGCCCAGCTCATACTGCACCACCTACATGACGGGAGAGCCTGGCTGGCACCGATGCACCCGGTTTTTGGGGTGCTCCAGGTGTCCCGACCCTGGGGATCCCCACGTCCTGGCTCACCTGTGATGTCCGCACGGAGCCAGGATCGTTCagggctgctctgagcagctctgcaaaagAAACCGTGGCACCAGTAAATGGGATCCCACTGATGcaccccccaccctccctcctGGGGAGTGGGTGCAGGATAGGGAGTGGGGGCAGGACCCTGCTCCATGAGGTGACACAGATCGCCCCCGAGCAGCTCCAGACACAGGGAACACGGCCAGCAAAACCCTGGTGGTCCCAGCACACGTGGTGGTGGGATCCTGGCACCCATGGCAGCGGGATTGTGGAAGAATGGTCTCCCAGTACCCTTAGCAATGGGATCCCAGCACCCATTCTGGTGGGGTCCCAGTACCCGTGGTGGTGAGATCCGAGCACCCATGGTGGTGGGATCCTGGAACTCGTGGTGCTCGGATCCCATCTTGGGGCTCACCTGTGGGCAGGGGGTTTTGCTGGATGAGATCCAGGCAGCTCCGGACGAGGCCGTAGAGGGGATCGAGCGAGCTGGGCACCCGGTGCAGCGCCGGCACCCGAATCTCGGCGTGCGTGTCGGTGAAGCGGAGGACACCCCCGGGGCTGGCGAGGTGACACTGGTGGGTGCTGGCGGGACGCAGCAGTGCCCAAGCCAGCAGCAACCCGGCTGCTCGCATGGTTTCAGCGGCGAGGAGGGAGCCGAGGGGCTCCGTCAGGCTGCGAGCGGGCGGAGGGGCATGCTCGGCTCCGGATGGGTCTCTCCCAGCTCCGGCAAACCTGCCTGACGGGTCAGGCTCCGCTCAAAGCCCAGACGCTGCCGTGGCTTGTTCCCCCAACGGGCTCCCCGGGGCGGCTGGGCTTGGCGTGGAGGCGGTTCCCAAACTATCCCAGGCCTGTTTCGCaacccctgagcatccctgagtCACCCCCACGGGGGCTCCGCGGTCAAGGCTGTTCCCAAAATTGATGGCAAAGAACCTCCCGGGGTTTTCTGGAGAGAGAGGACTCTCTCACCTCGGTCTGGAGGGTGCTTGTCCCCACCGCTGCCACCTGGGGAGGAGGGATTTGGGGTTTGGGCATGGCTCAGGGGATGGGAAGGTCTTTGCGGGTTGATCCCGTATCCCTTCGGGGCTGAATCACCCTTTGGAAAAGCATCCGGAGCCGTGGGACAGCTGGGCTGGCAACCCTCAGGTGGGTCTCCAAGAGGCTGGGAAAGTGAAGAGAAAACTTGGGGACAGACACGGAAATGGACGGGAAcccctggctggggagcaggaatCATGAGATGAGTTTTCCAGGCTCAGCCGGTCCCTGCCTCACACCCCCAGGCAGCCCCGGCTCCTTCCCAGGGTGGGATCCTGTTCCTCATCATGGACCCAGCGCTTAATTACAGGCTTGGCTTGAAAGAGGGAGGTTCAACCTGATTTCCCCGGCGTAGGGTGGGATGGGAGCAGCCCCCCCTCTGCCCAGGCGGCCCCGGGGCTCCCCGGGAGCCGGGCGAGTCGAGCCGGCCCTGCCCACGCCTCCCTCCTCCCGGCGCTGCTGCTCATCCCTGCGGGGGTTTTGcccattttttcctcctaatttTTGTCACAAGCCGGCAGCATCTTTCCAAGCCAGGCACGGGATGCTGTTCTCCATCACACTCTTGGGAATGAAGAAACTGGAAAATCCTGCCCTGGTGTGGCTGGGTCCCCGTTCCGGGACaaaactcccagggatggggaaatgTGGAGTGGGAAAAGTGACCGAGGTGCTGTGGCCACCCGTGGTGTCACCAGGGTGGCACCAAGTGATGATGGTTTCCCCGTCCCCGTCATGGTTTCCCATGCCAACAATTTCCCATCCCAACCATGATATTTTGGGGGTGATTTTTGTGTCCAAGGAGAAGGGTTGGGGGTCGCTCTGGTGTCCTGCCATGGGGGTGGGAAcagggggggacagagggactTAGGGTACTTTGGGGGTGGTTTTGTCTTCTCCATGGAGAAACTTCGGCTCCCAACCGTGGCTGAACTGTCCTTGGGTGTCCCCTGGGGGGAAATCCTGAGGGGTGTTTACTCTCACTGGAGTGGGGGTGCTGATACTGTGTGGGTCGGTACTGGTGGTGGTGGTACTGGAGGTGCTGGTACTTAGATTATGGTACCAGGATGGTAGAGATGCTTGTGCCAGGGGTTTTGGTACCaggatggggaggggatggTGGTACTGGAGGTGCTGGTATCAGCATGGGCCGGTATTGGGGAAACTGGTACCAAGGTAGGGATGTTAGTACCAGTACTGGTGCAGAATCGGGGTGCCTCTCCTGGGCTGGTGATGCTGGTGCTGGAGTgaagcagggtgctgggactgGTACCAGGACAGTGACGCTGGTTCTGGTACTGGGAAGGTGATTCTGTTACTGCGAAGGTGATGCTGGTACTGGTACTGTTATGGTGATGCTGGTATTGGGGTGGTGATACTGGAACGAGGACAGTGCTGCTGGTACTGGGGTGGTGATACTGGTACTGGTACCAGTATCTACTGGTACCAGCACTGAGGCAGTGCTGCTGTTACTGGTACTGGAATGGTGATACTTGAACTGGGGCAGTGCTGCGGGAACAGGGATGGTGATACTGGGGTGAAGCAGGGTGCTGGTACCGGGACAGTGATGCTGGTGCCGGTACTGGGAAGGTGATTCTGTTACTGGAAAGGTGATGCTGGAACTGGTACTGGGGGAGTGATGGTGTGACAGAGATGGTGCTGCTGGTGACACGAGCACTGCGATGGTGACGCAAGAACTGGGATGTGACGTAGGCACTGAGTGGTGACGTAGCACGGGGCGGTGACGGCGCTGCGGGTTCCGGAGCTGTTGTGCCCCTTCCTTGCCGCTAGGGGGCGCCACGACCTCGGACACGGTCGATGAGGGCGTGGCCTTCCCTATAGGGGCGCGGTCTATTCTATGGGGCGTGGTCTCAAGTTGGGGGCGTGGTCTCAGTGCGTTGTTACAGACGGGCGCGGCGGCGGAAGTGACGTCATTGGTACGGGAGTTGCCGCCACCGACGCCATCATGGTGGGCAAAGGCTGCCGCATCCCGGAGCGGTGAGTTCCCTGACCCCGCCGCTTCCTCCCGCACCTCCGCGGTTCCTGCCGGGCCCTCCGGCCTCCCGGGAGCTGCCCGCGGGGCCCGGTGGGGCCCTGACACCCCCAGCGCTGCCGGGCCCGGGCCCTTTAACCGGACCCGGGGAAGCGGAGCCGAAAGTCCGAGGGGCCCGGGGGTTTTGCTCGGGGGCGGGGGAGGAGAGAGCGTGAGGGGCCCCGGGTCAGCGCTTTGACggttctgtgctgctgggtttaGGTGGACCGACTACGTCCCGCTGGGCAGAAGGCTGCCGGGCACCCGCTTCATCGCCTTCAAGGTCCCCCTGAAGAAGGTAAAGTGCCCGCCGGCAGCCCGGGGCGGGAAGGGGCTGCGGGAATTTGTCGCTTTGCGAAGAATTCCTGAGTGAATTCCCGGGGGAAGCTCCCAGGGGGGAGGTTTGCTGTGTGGTGGTTGGGAAGTGGGAGGTGACCGGAGGAGGGAGGAGCGGAGCGCCCGGGGAGCCGGGGGTGATGGCAGCTCCGACTGCACCCgtgggtgctggtgctgtgcgGGCAGGATGGGTACTCTGTTGGGTGCTCAGAGGCCGTGCTGCTCGATAAACCCCGTGTCAGAGATGAGTTTTGGCAGCAGAGGTTGGGaggggggttggggttggggtccCAACCCTGCCTGGGGGGTTCCTACTCTG
The Heliangelus exortis chromosome 30, bHelExo1.hap1, whole genome shotgun sequence DNA segment above includes these coding regions:
- the PROM2 gene encoding prominin-2 isoform X2, which translates into the protein MRAAGLLLAWALLRPASTHQCHLASPGGVLRFTDTHAEIRVPALHRVPSSLDPLYGLVRSCLDLIQQNPLPTELLRAALNDPGSVRTSQVVQYELGYVVCAAVALLFTVAMPVAGMCFCYCRSRRRCGGRLRAHRRSLGCRRHCLLACLSLTSLLILISVICALVTSQRVKAQMEPGLGAVPATLRTLRQHIANVPQGVQMVVDQFEVPRQQIISDLGGLSRSVGLSIHAQLKAMTYTALLDLQDRAGDLQTSLHHLQILDKTARALASARAELEPALRERRRRVVELLDDPRCTSCASVLGRAQSLELGADYGKVPSVEKVLKALAGLPRSDFAEMIRQGNGTFNSIPELAVERMAQVIQDLREEMARVTEKVQSIADGFPLPEYTQPVSQALLQAEDRSQPYLREVKRFEHYRWIAGTVLCSIILLILTCNVTGMALGAYGLSKREDPSDYECRGEAGAKFLLVGVGLAFLFSWLLTLLVFATFLVGGNIQTLVCRNWVNQEIYKFIDTPGNLPSSMNLTHQLNLRRDSNLSTAYRECKSGAGLWEVLQLDRSYDLDEHLKNPKYTAGFQKRLGDFTAELGEVRLLRSEGRQDLETFARSGLDEVDYGSFQEEMKNPVVQTSLPGLARNLEGLQKMQRNSTVAGRLATEAQALWQMQNSTVRSQEALVAKLGESVQFLSRLAPHLQERVKTTLATTASVEARLPVQAQQILRQEIGCFTRKELRYFTQYLNWVGQTLREDVASCQPLATALDNGRVILCDRIADPWNAFWFSLGCCTFFLIPNIIFAIRLTKHFRPIRNRLISTGSEETCPFHIPRVTALKL
- the PROM2 gene encoding prominin-2 isoform X1; protein product: MGAGIPLLRVLGDHSSTIPLPWVPGSHHHVCWDHQGFAGRVPCVWSCSGAICVTSWSRVLPPLPILHPLPRREGGGCISGIPFTGATVSFAELLRAALNDPGSVRTSQVVQYELGYVVCAAVALLFTVAMPVAGMCFCYCRSRRRCGGRLRAHRRSLGCRRHCLLACLSLTSLLILISVICALVTSQRVKAQMEPGLGAVPATLRTLRQHIANVPQGVQMVVDQFEVPRQQIISDLGGLSRSVGLSIHAQLKAMTYTALLDLQDRAGDLQTSLHHLQILDKTARALASARAELEPALRERRRRVVELLDDPRCTSCASVLGRAQSLELGADYGKVPSVEKVLKALAGLPRSDFAEMIRQGNGTFNSIPELAVERMAQVIQDLREEMARVTEKVQSIADGFPLPEYTQPVSQALLQAEDRSQPYLREVKRFEHYRWIAGTVLCSIILLILTCNVTGMALGAYGLSKREDPSDYECRGEAGAKFLLVGVGLAFLFSWLLTLLVFATFLVGGNIQTLVCRNWVNQEIYKFIDTPGNLPSSMNLTHQLNLRRDSNLSTAYRECKSGAGLWEVLQLDRSYDLDEHLKNPKYTAGFQKRLGDFTAELGEVRLLRSEGRQDLETFARSGLDEVDYGSFQEEMKNPVVQTSLPGLARNLEGLQKMQRNSTVAGRLATEAQALWQMQNSTVRSQEALVAKLGESVQFLSRLAPHLQERVKTTLATTASVEARLPVQAQQILRQEIGCFTRKELRYFTQYLNWVGQTLREDVASCQPLATALDNGRVILCDRIADPWNAFWFSLGCCTFFLIPNIIFAIRLTKHFRPIRNRLISTGSEETCPFHIPRVTALKL